The Balaenoptera acutorostrata chromosome 11, mBalAcu1.1, whole genome shotgun sequence genome segment CAGACACATCTGCTTGACGGCCTGGAGCGGATAAGTGGGGAAGGGGCTCTTTTACGTAAAATGACTGACAGGTGAGTTGTAAAGGGACTGCACATCACTTCTCCCCAGGGGAGTTTCAAGTCTGGCTAAACTGAAAAGATCAAGCGCTTGACTTTCAACCATCAGTGTTCTGACTTCCTCTTTAGTGCTTTAGATATTCGGGAACTGAGACCTTCTAATAAGATTCCAAAAACAAGAGATAAAAACACAGGTGACAATATTCTGGCGAGATACTCACTGAATCAAGTATGAGTTGCTTATTCAACTGAAGCTCAAAATCTTCTTTTATGAAGCTCACGTCCCCTCCGGTGTAGCCTGCCAGCTCCTGTGGGCGAGGATCCTCAGGTCAAAGGGAGCCAACAGACTTGTTACAGAGGTTTCTAAACAGCGTCACTGCAGTTAAGTCTGCTGTTTTGTATGTTTAGAAAGGCAACACACCACTTCTGTCCCCTAGAAGCTATGTCCTAGTTGTTCTGGATGGTACCAGGGGCCTGACAGAGGTACACAATCACCAAACAACTGAGTAACCGCAGAGAATGTTATTCCTTACGTGTGAGAGTAAAACACTGGCAACATCAACATTTCATTATAGAGCTTGCTAAGGATGATACGGCTTGTTTGGCCTAATCagtgtttgggggaaaaaaaaaatcagcccacCTTTTACCATTTGGCACATTTCCTATGAAAATCTGATTTCTAGTTGCTCCTCTGACACTGAGATCAGGCAAACAGAGCGTCGGAGCCCCGCTTCTCCCCAAGGTCACCTGCCGGGCCCTGCCGGCGTGCGAGTCACAACCCCTGCCTTGGGTGTTCTTCAAGGGTCACCAGGGAAATCACTCCCATCAAATCACAACTTTCCTCCTGGCCTAGTAAGTGACACCATCAAAGAGGCCGGAACCTTATCCTGACTCTGCGCTCTGTGAAGGCAAAGCCTGAGCCACAGGGAGCAAATCCAGGGCTAGGAACCCCGAGGGGAACGGACACCCTTGCAAGCCATTCTAGAAGGACTTTCACAATGAGAGGAAAATGTCAGTTTTAAAAACGTGACTACCCTTGCATGATGCCCTCTCCCTCCAGGGTCACGGAGCCTGCAGAGGTCACAGGGGAAGGAATACTACCTGGTTAACCTTCAGCAAAGCACCTCTTCTCGGTAAGATGGAAGGGTTCCGAGAGTCGATGACCATCGCGTGCTGAAAGAAATGCGGATCGGGGGCGTCTGCGCTTCAAACAGGCCTCTGACACGACACCAGACACCCACTGGGCACtaactgtatgccaggcattgtgctgagcACTCCATAACTCTTCTGCCGCTTAATCTTTACGGAAACCCCATGTTACATGTGAGGGACCTGGGAGAGTCGGGGAAACAAGTCACATCCATTGGGTGGGCAATTCCGACCCCATCACCGGCTTCGTTCTCTCAGGGAGCTCGACACCCTGACCAAAGTCAACTCAGCCAGCTCCCAACTAAAATGCCACAGTCAGCTCTTACGCACACCACCGCCCGTTACCTCTGATGTTACTTAGAAAAAATGACATGAGGTTGTGTCCAGAAATTCAAAGTGACCAGGGGGCACCACTTTAGCCACCCAAACTGTGACACTTCTCCATCCCTCCCAATGGAGGCGAAGGCTCTTCTCCCAACTTACGGCACGGCTGCATCAAAGTGTCTACACATCTGCCCTTACCGAGAGAGATGACTTCAGCGAGTGCCCGCTCTCTTTTCGGACGGCAAAAGACACTGTCCTGGCAAGGCAGCCCAGCTCTCGCCACACGCCCTCCCACTTGACAGTGTGGCTGGTCTTCCAAATGGGAAACTGCAGGCAAACACAGGAAACCATCAGCCTTCCGTGCTGTGCAGACAGGGGGCCGTCCCAAATCAGGTCCTGGGATGGGGCATCACTAAATGGACGGACTAAAAGCTAACACACAGTGTTTTTAATGATGGATGGGAGACCGGAAGAGACGAAGGgaagctggggaaggagggaacagagcaggcaggcaggagggaggaggggagaaagccATGGCCACAATCAAAGGGATAAACTGCACgaggggcagggctgtgctctggGTGAGGAGACGGGGTCACCCGTCTGAAAGCCACACGCAGCTTTGTAACTGACTGGTTTCTTTTCCAGTCTAAGACCATCGGACACACACCCCGCCGGCTGTCTGCAGCCAGGAGGGATGACCCAGATGACCCACATCAGCCCCTGGAGAAGAGCCAGGAGACAAGGTTACACGTGAGTGAAGAGCTTCCTCCCTGCAGCCAGAGGCCTGAGCCAAGTGAACGCTGGGGTCCGGGCAAGTGGGACCTGCCTCTTGGCCTGACCCTCTTCCCTCGAAGCCAAGCCAGCCTGTCTTAGATTTCCGTCTTAGAGACATGCCCAGGTTGGTTTTGAACAGCGAATGACGTAGTCTGGTGGCCTTGGGAAGGACAACAGTGATGCAACCCTTACAAGGGGGCCAGGTCACGTCACAGTCCCCAGAGGGAGTCCCGCGCTGGGCATTCTCGTGGCACTCAGGCCCAGACAGCCCACGTGTCTTCCACGGTGACAACGTGGGGCCACTACCTCAGCACGATTCCTCGTGAAGCCGCCGCGAGGCAccgggccaggccctggggaggcAGACGGTGGGAGGGCAGGCCTGCCCAGCCGCCTTTTCTGCACTGAGGGCCCCGAGATTCAGCTACTTTCCCAATGCCTGTGGGAGGGGGAGAGCTGACCTaaagccttcctccctcccttagaAGGTGGCTCTTAACGGGAGAAACACTACTGCTCAGAGGAGACACATCTGTGTCTCTGGATTCCCGGCAGGAGGACGAGGCAGGGCCCAGATGACGCCGCTGGGCTTGTGTAGCGAGCACCTACTTGGTGCAGACCACGAGGACACACATGAGGAGGATGCGGTCCTCTCCTCCGCAGCCTCTGCTCTCAACGGCAGGGCTGCAGCTGCAGGAGCTCCAGCCCTTGCGTCCCTTTGCCTGCCCTCCCTCATGGCCTATTCCAACACTCTGACGTCCTGCATCTCTATCCCGTGTGGACAAACAAGGTGTTTCTACTCTCCTGAGGATCTGCTCTGtaaaaaagtcttaaaagaaagagataaaagggGACTCGGGAGAGAAAGGTGGGGAGAAACCTCCCACCCTGTTGGTAGCCTCCGTGTCCTgcgggagggcagggctggagagAAGAGTGTCTGCCAGGGTGTCGGCTGCCGCGTCCCCAGCAGTGGGCAGGAGGGTCTGAGGGCAACTCCCTGCACATGGAGAAGGGCGGCCACACCGAGGTGAGAATGGACGTGCGTCTCCATACTGAGCTGGCCCTCCTGGCTACCTCGGAGCACTGAGTTTTCATGACTTTGGGCTGCAAGGGTAAGAAGCATGAGTGGCTGATGCGTCTCGAGTGCCCACAGGGGGCCGAGCGCACAGCAGGAGGCAAGCCTGGGCAGGGACTTGGGACTCCCAGACCACAGTCACGGGGCGGGGGCGACGAGGGGCGTGCTGAGACAGCTTCCTGGGCCGCGTTCCTGGTGATGCTCACTCAGCAGGTCACTCGGGACCATGAATTTGCAGGTGAGCCCGAGGCTGCTGGTCTGAAGACTTGGGGAACTACTGTTATACGGGATTGCGTCTCAAGGTCTTTCCTCGTTAACAAAAGCCTAGAACAGGTCGGGAGGAATAAGGATGagctagaaaggaaggaaaaaaagagcagcGCTCATCGTAAAGCCAAGAAACGGTCAAACGACAGTAATTCCACGCGCTGCATCCTGCTAGACATCAACTAACTGTAAACCAATGATGAAAGCGTCCAGTAACCTGAAGTAACTTTCACTGGCTGTCAGGTTTCGATCTTAGCAGGTACAAGGAAGGACAaagagatggtgtcccaggaagTCAGGAGCAGGGAAGAAATCTGACCAGGTCAGAGGAGCTGCCACCATGGAGATTAGCCACTCTCTGGCCCCGGCACGTGCACTTGGCTAGTGAAGAGGTGCCCGGCCGGCAGGGCAGAGGACGACCCCAGCAGCAGTGCCTGAGGCTCCGAGCATCAGACCACACAGTGGCTGCACGcgcctggccccgcccccgctTGCCGTCTTTgggaatcaatcaatcaacagaCTCCTTGGTCCCACTCAAGTGTCCAAAGGGAAGGACTAAAAAGCTACTTACGCTGTACTCGGCTGATAATCCTCTGTCTGTCTCCCGGAGTGAGCTCCAAGGGAACTGTCCCGTAACTTTATATAAGTTTACAGAGAAACTAGAAGACAATGGGACAGAGCTTTAAAAGCTGAAACAGTGATTATAACTTGTACACATTTAAATcaacagatttaaaaatatacttcagGGGTTCATCTTCATGAGGAAATCTATGGGCTTGTTGTAACACTGTAGAAGGGTCAGCTGATTCTGCAAAGTTTCTTTTCACAAACAAGCCAcctattttaacttttaaacaagGCCACTGAACTCAATGATCTGTTGGGCTTCCTACTTTCTTTCGAAGTTTCCAGGCTGTGGTTTGAAGAAGGACAGGCCATACGAAGTTTCTTTTGTTCCATAGGAAAACTGAAAAGTCACCTTTTCTGCACGGCCTAGAAGATTAGGGAGTTTGAGGCCAAGTacctaggaggaaaaaaaaaatagcaagggTTTAAATGGAAGGAATGATAACTGTTTAGAAAGACTGTGTGAGCTAAGGGACTCactcaaaaacagaacaaaaatgtaGATGCGGGTCTGCCTTTCATTTGTGATTGCTCTTCTTCCTTCAAGCTTGCCTCTGCTGAGTGCACACACCTAGTGAATTCTAGAAGGCTACACCTGCTAACTGTGAAGCTCAGAGAAATCAACTCTATGGGTTTGGAGTTTAGGGGAATTTCAACAGGAAACTATTAATATAAACATGTGATATCCCCACATCATTCCCAAACAATCCACATTTATAACATAGCATGTTATAATCAACTCTAAGAAGATTAATGAGAACCATGGGATAGTTTACAAATAAAGATTGAGGGGCATGAAAGAGTTCCGAGACTACCATCAGTCATGTTTTCAAAGCTCACAATTGAAAGTTCCACTGTTAGGAAGGGAAAAACCTGTATCTCACCATGCTGCCTTCGTTGTTCCCAACCATGGTGTTATAACTGCCCGTTAATCTCCTTAATTCAGTTACTTCAAAGGTAACGTCTAACCCGTTGGGAAGCGCATTGTCACCTAATAAGTGAAAAAGATGAAACAATTAAGACAGCTCAAGTATGCAGTTTTATGTTTGGTCCCACTGCTGTAAATGACAAAACGCTTGGGTTTAAAGCCCAAGAACACGCCCACACAAAATCCCATTACACCTCGAGGCCAAAAACCTGGGTCTGGTTTCCGTGGTGGAAGATACCAAAAACGGACTTTGCTGCAAGGAataagcagcagcagcattactTAAACACACGTTAGTTACATTATTTGCCAAACGTACTTGTTCCCCTACTAGTGAGGTCCTTGAGAATACCTGGGGCCTCAATTCAGCTGACATTAAAACGTGGAATTCTTCTGACAAGAGGGGCTCTAGGAACCCCGGCGGAGAAGCAACAAGTCGACACAGATGGAGGAGGCGGatctttctgtccttcctccagcCGGGGGCGTGGTGCCTGAGTTCAGTGCAGCTACCCCTTAGCCACTGCGggccctggggggcaggggagcagggCTGAGCGCTGCAGGGGCCTGGGCGCCCCTCAGAAAGGTCGGGGCTGACCCTGCGACCCTGGCTGGACACCAGCCGCATCTGGGAGCTGTCAGACTCAGACGCCCAGGCACTGGCTCCCAAACACTCAGATTCAGCTGGTCTAGGGTGGAGCCCTGGCGCcacttttttttataattagCAGACTTTACTGTTTAGAGCGggtttaggtttatagaaaaactGAGCATAAGGTTCTCACCCCCTCACACACATTTCCCCTCTCATTCAGTCTGCACTAGTGGTGCGtctgttacaactgatgaactaACAGTGAGACGTTACTACGAACTAAAGTGTGACTCGCACTAAGCTTCATTCTCGGCGTTGTACATTCTAGGTGTTTGACAAATGGATGGcgtccattcttttttaaaagctcccgGATAATTCTAAAGGCAGCCAGGGCGGAGAACCACTGACAGAAGTGGACCAGCTGACCACGTACACGTCACATTTACGACAGACAGGAGAGCGCTGAAACTAAATGCCACCCACAAGACTTGCCACCAAGCAAGCCCTCCGGCGCAGCGGCGAGGGCCACTCTGCCACGCGTTTGTTCAACCAGGGGCAAGCCGCTTAAacctctgtgagcctgtttccttagctgaaaaatgtttttttctaaaagaataaCCATGACACTTCACCAGGTTTTTGTAAGGCCCCAACTGGGTCGTGTGCAGAAACCCTCCCTGCGGAGCCCAGCACAGACACTTCTGTTATTACCACCGCGACTCCGAGGGGGCAGAGACAGCCGGTGGCCTCCCAGCACCCCTTCTCCCCGCGTACCAGTCCAGCGGGTCTCATGCTTCAGCACTCATCGGTCACCTACCTGCAGGGCCCACTGAGCCAGATGGCTTCAGTGGGGTGTGCCTTTCTGCCAGGCCCCCAGGAGAGCAGAGCTGCTGGCTGGGGGTGCACTTTGAGAACCACGGTTCTCATCGTCATTGAATCCTCGCGTCTTGGCTGGGTCTGTGGCCTCACAGACTTGGCTTCCCAGCCTGCCCTGTAGCTCCATGTGGCCGTGGGATGAGAGGGGAGTACCGTGTACAACACCTGGGACAGGTGCTCACGGAGAGTGGTGTGCCCtctcacccttccttcctccttcctgaggCTGGACGGTGCTCAGCCGTCCCAGGGACCAGGGGACCCTAGACACAGTGAAGTGACAAGCACCAGGAGAAAACCACACCAGCCCCAGGTGACCTCAGGGAGCACAGCTGTGACCACAACAGCCCCAGATGCTGGTCTCCCATCTGTCATGGAAAGATATCTCTTTTGCCTAAGCCACTGGTATTTGGTGTCTCTGTTAGTCACAGATGAATCTATATTCCAGAGGATAGAAATCCCTTTcatttatatagtattttatatttttgcaagcACTTTCATATACTGTTTCATTTTTACCTTCTCAAAACTATCTTCCACTCAATCCTGAAGAGTTCACTTGTTCCTTGATTCATTCCAAATATGTATCTTTCAACGGACGTCTACTCAAGTCAGAATGAAGTCCGCGGCCACATAGTAAGTCCTTCACGATCCAGTCTCCTGATCATTTTCCTGCCTTACCTTTCATCACTCTCCTTCCCCACATCTGCATTCTGGCTCTACGGAGCCCTGTGGTCCATCCAttgaccctttctctctctggccacTGGGCCTATTaaacactctctctctccctggaacATTCCTCATCAGTCCTGCTCCCCAAACGAACTCACACACACCTTTTAGGTCTGAGCTTATGTATCACCCCTTCCGGGAATCTTCTCTGATCCGTCTTTCCCTCCGCCCCACCAGGAGAGGCAAAGTTTCCTCCTCCAGCACCCCCCGCTTAGAGCACAACTTATCAgctgaactgtcctcacttctctGTCTGTCCCCGACTCTCTCCCACTTGACTAGAAGCTCCTTCAGAAGGAGACTATGCCTTGTCTGCTACTGTCTCCCCCCATGGCAGGGACTCATTAACGAAAGAATAAACACTGACCAAGTGGACAGAATTGCCCAATATCACAcagaaaacaagcaaatgaacaaaaaccAAAAGTGAAATCTGACCCCTACTTCCCTCCTCTTTTACCACACATTTAGGCGGAGTCTGCTAAGAGCCCACCCAGACGCCTGCCGGGGGCGGCCCATCCTGAAAAGCCTGGCTCTCTCCTTCTCGGAAGGAGGTCCTTCTCAGAGCCCTGGTCCCATCCGGGGGCTCAGACAACAGTATCATCTTCCAAGTCACCTGTCCTCCCTCGGCCTGACGTAAAGATCCAGTTACTTCCCTGAGGCCACAGGTGCTCTCTGCCTGGACACAAGGTGTCTTTGATCCTGAAGGACTGAGGGAATCAAAGAGAAACTGCACCATGATATGCACCTTGACATGTATCGATCAAGACATCCACCTGTCTAAATATTCCCAGACGAAGCAATTTCTCACGGGCTTCATGAGATCTCCTCATTacctataagagaaaaaataataataataaaaatagagactggggcttccctggtggcgcagtggttgagaatctgcctgccaatgcaggggacacgggttcgagccctggtctgggaagatcccacatgccgcggagcaactgggcccgtgagccacaactactgagcctgcgcgtctggagcctgtgctccgcaacaagagaggccgcgatagtgagaggcccatgcaccgcgatgaggagtgacccccgcttgccgcaactggagagagccctcgcacagaaacgaagacccaacacaaccaaaaataaataaataaataaataaataaatttatttattaaaaaaaaaaatagagactgtATTCCTCTAAGATACAGGAATGTAAATGGTGGCTGTAGCATTTAGGCCGGTGGCTTAGCGTGTGGTGTGAAGTGCTGACCCCTGAAGAGAGCCCCCCTAAGACCAGACAAGTGAGCCGTTACTTGAGTAAAAAGATTACTTGGTAAAAAGTTactttaagctttaaaaaaaaaaaatacagtgttttaAAGTGGGACTGGCCGAACCCTGCTGAAAGGTCAGGTAAAACGGGGACCGGAAGGAGCCAGCTGCACGCGGCCTCAGGAAGCTGCTGGCGACTCTGCCCAGGCAGGGAGACGTGGTGCCGAGGGCAGGAGGGCAGAAGGAAGCCACAGAGGAGAGGACGACAGTGCAACCCAGGAAAGACCCCAGTGGATAAACGGAGTAAGGGCCCGAGGAGACGCAAGCGTGGGTAACTAGCCAGAGCCCTCGCCCCGGTCGCTGAGGGCCCTCGAGGGGAAGCGCACTGAGCGTCACGGGGTGCGGGAAGGGTCAGCACCCACCACCACCAGCTCTACGGCAGCGCTGGGCCGGCCGTGAGGAACACGGGGAGGGGCCAGCCACGGATGGGAGGACAGACACCTCTCCTCCGGGGTACGGGCCAAGGCAAACACACGTCAGTTTGTGGGAGGCTTCTGGGACCCCCTTCGGCGTAGGCGGCAGGTCATCCGcggaggctggggtggggcacTCAGTGTGTGAGCGCGCAGAGCATCACGGGAGCCTCAGGAGGGGATGGACAAGGCCAAGCAGAGGGAGTACTTGCCTCGACAAGGTTCTTAGCCTTAAAAACACCTCCAATTTCACACATGATGATGTCATCTTTAGTCCTTCCAAGTCCATCAAAATGCACATGTTGGACGACCACCTAGACGTGACAAGGGGACGCAGATTACTGAGTACCAGACAGGGCAAGAGATCAGGCATCGAGGCCAAAGACAAATGTCTAAAATtagtttcaaagatttttttttttaatttaatgatccACGCTTCTGAATTCCTCACCTTTTCAAAAAACTGGTCACTTGAACTGACTAGGTCTTTACTTCCTGTGAATGAGATCAACAGGGTCTCTGCAGCCAGGTGACCAAGGACCAGGTCAGTCCTAAACCCAGGCAGGGTGCAGAGGTCCCCTACACATCCTTCCCCAAATGTTCCCCAGGCACTGGCCTCTGGATGACGCTGACTGTGACCTGGTTTAGTAACAAAGTGTATTTTGCCAGAGATCTTGTGTGTATTTCAATATAGCCTGATAAATGCTGGCTCAGAGCCTCTCACCTGTCTATAAAtgctcacttcattcattcattcattcaataaaaatgcaCTGATTACCTATGAACCAAGTATCATTCTGAACACTGAGAAtatagcagtgagcaaaacatAAAAATTCCCACCTCTATGGAGATTAGATTCTAAAGGGGAGAGAAATAGGCAACATACACAGTACAGTAGACGGTAGTGAGCAAGAGAGACACATCAAGCAGGGATGTTGGGAGTGGTAGGGAAACGTATGACTTACAGGTGATCAGAATACTACACTAAGATCTTAATTAAAGAATTAATGAAAAATGTGCTTACATTTCTCCCACTGTATTTAATTTCAAAGGCAACAAAGTTTAGAAAAACTTTTATTCAAGACCCAAGGTCTTTTTTCTGGGAGCAGGGAACAAAGAATAAACTTAAGCATAATTTGAGTTTCTCTTTGAAatacttttggggtttttttttggtaacataaATTCAAAAATGTGTTTGTTTACACTTCCCACGTAAATAATCACCAAGGAAAAACTATTCCTCTAAAACCAGAAACTATTTCTCCAAGTGTCCAGTCTTCCTAAAATGTAGTTGGCTGCAAACTCTCCCTTGATAAAGGTGTCGACACAGGTTAATCCCTTTATGTTTCCCCAGTGGCTTGTGGAAGCGAATGTTTCTAGGAACAACTCTATCCAGCCCTCAACAGGATACTCACATCCTTGTTCTCAAGAATTTCCTGTTTAGCTTCAGGTTCAACTTCAACAAATTCAGCTTCTTCTCCTAATGCTCCAAAATCAGGTCCACTGGCTGGAAGAGGCTCCAAACtctgaaagggagggaggaaccaCAGATAAATGaacttatattaaaaaacaaaagcttgggacttccctgttggtacagtggttaagaatctgcctgccaatgcaggggacacaggtttgagccctggtacgggaagatcccacatgtcgcggagcaactaagcccgtgcgccacaactactgagcctgcgctctagagcccacgagccacaactactgaagcccgcgcgcctagagtccatgctccgcaacaagagaagccaccgcaatgagaagcccgcacgtcacaacaaagagtagcccccgctcgcctcaactagagaaagcccacgcgcagcaatgaagacccaacgcagccaaattaaaaaaaacaaaaaaaaaaagcttttagttttgtcTTTAGATGGTGCCCCAGAAAACTCAGGACCGCGGTCCCCTCTGGGGCTGAAGGCAGCAGGGTGGGGGGCACACGGGCAGCATAAGCGGCTGTCGATGCACAGGTGTTAGGCTGGCGCTGACCCCTCGCTGTCCAGAGTATTGTTAATTCATAAAGCAAAGACGAAAACTCATCAGCGAAAGGGTCAGGCACAAACCGACAATGGCTGCACCATGAACCGAGGACTATACCGCACCTAGTTCTGTACACCTGAGGCCCATgtgaagaccaaaaaaaaaaaattttttttttgctttcccatTATAGAAAGTATCCTAATGTTTTTAATCAAAACTGGATACATTCTAGGATAATTACATTAACCAGCCAAATTAGTAAAAAATATGTTTCTGGACTCTGATCATTTGTTTTGGTTCAGaaagtctcacacacacactcaggggAACTGCATATACTCATAAAACGGGCCATCCAGAAAGCGGTCCCTTCCTTCAGTCTGAACTGACATTGTCTCAAAAGCATTCTAGCATCTTCTGAATAAGGATTCTATAATAATAATTACGGAGACATGATAATATAATAGTATGTATAATAATGAACACATCACAttgtatatttattacatatatacgGGGATTCCCAGACACTCATGGAAACGGATTCAGAAGGTCTCGTGTGGCAGCAGGTGATGGTAGAAACAGGCAGCTCTGGGGAAAAGTATGGGAACTAGTATCCGCCTGCTTCCTCACTCCCCCAGTTCTCTACAGATAAGTGCTTCTGAAGTGCACAGGAGCGCCTGACATCTGCAGAATGCAGAGCAGTGGGGACTCGGGCCCCTCTCACCGTCTCCCCGCAATGTTCACAGCCTCTTGTCAACACATCCTCCATCGTGCCACTGGTCCTCTGGAAAGGTAATGACCTGACAGCGCCATGTCCCCTCTCCCATCCTTGCCCTAAAAGACTCTGACCGTCCTCAAAGGTGCCCTCAGGGGCGAATGCAACTAGATTCCTTAGCAGGGCACATGAGGAACTCCACCATGCGGCCCCCACCTGCTACTCCAGATTCAATCCCCACCACCCCCGACCCTCACCTTTGTGTCTGTGCACACCTGGTTCTCTCCACCCACGTTAACTACCTGCCTCCCCCGAAAGAGCTGAAAGAACCACCTTCAGTGCCATCTCCTCTGTGAGCCGCCCCTGGCTTCTTCAGGGAGAATCAGTCCCTCCTTCACAAGACACCTCTTGGAGGAAATTTATGACCTTTACAGGTActgctttttcttatttttatctgcCCTGCTATATCAGAAAtactcaaatatttatggaatgggtgagtgaatgatttttttcttttgttctcacaTTTCATAAATATCTGAGTGCCTACTGTCCCCTAAAGAGCAGGGAATGCAGCCGTGAATAAG includes the following:
- the SAMM50 gene encoding sorting and assembly machinery component 50 homolog, whose protein sequence is MGTVHARSLEPLPASGPDFGALGEEAEFVEVEPEAKQEILENKDVVVQHVHFDGLGRTKDDIIMCEIGGVFKAKNLVEVMRRSHEAREKLLRLGIFRQVDVLIDTCQGDNALPNGLDVTFEVTELRRLTGSYNTMVGNNEGSMVLGLKLPNLLGRAEKVTFQFSYGTKETSYGLSFFKPQPGNFERNFSVNLYKVTGQFPWSSLRETDRGLSAEYSFPIWKTSHTVKWEGVWRELGCLARTVSFAVRKESGHSLKSSLSHAMVIDSRNPSILPRRGALLKVNQELAGYTGGDVSFIKEDFELQLNKQLILDSVFSASLWGGVLVPTGDKPSSIADRFYLGGPTSVRGFNMHSVGPQSEGDYLGGEAYWAGGLHLYTPLPFRPGQGGFGELFRTHFFLNAGNLCNLNYGEGPRAHIRKLAECIRWSYGAGIVLRLGNIARLELNYCVPMGVQGGDRICDGVQFGAGIRFL